In Oryza brachyantha chromosome 2, ObraRS2, whole genome shotgun sequence, a single window of DNA contains:
- the LOC102719832 gene encoding 40S ribosomal protein S14, protein MSKRKTREPKEENVTLGPTVREGEYVFGVAHIFASFNDTFIHVTDLSGRETLVRITGGMKVKADRDESSPYAAMLASQDVAQRCKELGITALHIKLRATGGNKTKTPGPGAQSALRALARSGMKIGRIEDVTPVPTDSTRRKGGRRGRRL, encoded by the exons ATG TCGAAGAGGAAGACCAGGGAGCCTAAGGAGGAGAATGTAACTCTTGGACCCACTGTCCGTGAAGGAGAGTATGTGTTTGGGGTTGCTCACATCTTCGCATCCTTCAATGACACCTTCATT CACGTCACTGACTTGTCTGGAAGGGAAACGCTTGTTCGCATTACTG GTGGCATGAAGGTCAAAGCTGATCGTGATGAGTCATCACCATATGCAGCTATGCTTGCTTCTCAGGATGTTGCACAGCGTTGCAAG GAGCTTGGCATTACTGCGTTGCACATTAAGCTCCGTGCCACTGGAGGCAACAAGACAAAGACACCTGGACCTGGTGCTCAATCTGCTCTCAGGGCTCTTGCTCGATCTGGGATGAAGATTGGTCGCATTG AGGATGTGACCCCAGTTCCCACTGACAGCACCCGCAGAAAGGGAGgtaggagaggaaggaggctGTAG
- the LOC102715091 gene encoding early nodulin-like protein 1 → MASRSCVVAGAWCFVLLHAVAMGAAATQYKVGGDGGWGVPGAGAESYNTWAEKTSFQIGDQLLFVYPKDKDSVLLVEPADYNACNTASYDKKFADGSTTVTLDRAGAFFFISGVDANCRANEKLIVMVANTTAAPPPSSSSSSPPSSPSSGAAGGAPAAGQAPPNAPATPAASGGGAAGAGANSGAGLTVAGALAGTVVASIAYVALAI, encoded by the exons ATGGCGAGCCGCAGCtgtgtcgtcgccggcgcatGGTGCTTCGTTCTGCtgcacgccgtcgccatgggcgccgccgcgacgcaGTACaaggtcggcggcgacggcggctggggcgtgcccggcgccggcgccgagtcGTACAACACCTGGGCCGAGAAGACCAGCTTCCAGATCGGCGACCAGCTCT TGTTCGTGTACCCGAAGGACAAGGACTCGGTGCTGCTGGTGGAGCCGGCGGACTACAACGCCTGCAACACGGCGTCGTACGACAAGAAGTTCGCCGACGGCAGCACGACCGTCACGCTCGACCGCGCCGGcgccttcttcttcatcagcGGCGTCGATGCCAACTGCCGCGCCAACGAGAAGCTCATCGTCATGGTCGCCAACACCACGGCAgccccgccaccgtcgtcgtcctcctcgtcgccgccgtcttctccctcgagcggcgccgccggcggtgctCCAGCAGCCGGGCAGGCGCCGCCGAATGCTCCGGCCACCCCGGctgccagcggcggcggggcggctgGCGCCGGTGCAAATAGCGGCGCTGGACTCACGGTGGCCGGCGCGCTCGCCGGCACGGTGGTGGCCTCCATTGCATACGTCGCGCTTGCTATCTGA